GATCTTTTTCAATCGCGGTGAGCGGGGCGCCGGTCTTTAAGAGCGCCTGCGTCAATGCACCGAGTCCGGGGCCGATTTCGAGCAGCCGGTCGTCCGCCGAAATTTGTGCGGCATCGACAATGATGTTGAGAATATTGGCATCGATCAGATAATTCTGCCCGAGTCCTTTGTTCGGACGGTGACCAAGCCGGTCGAGATGCGCACGGATCACAGACGGGCTGGTGAGCTTACCGGGTATCATGTTTTCCACGGGTTTGGTTCTCCGGCAAGATGAATGGCAATTTCAATTGCGGCGATCATACTGGCCGGACTCGCACTGTTTGTTCCGGCAATGTCGAATGCGGTTCCGTGATCCGGTGATGTGCGTACAATCGGAAGTCCGGCGGTGAGATTGATGCCGCAATCGAACGCATGCATTTTCAGCGGGCCGAGTCCCTGATCGTGATACATTGCCACGATCGCGTCATATTGATTGTGCAGCGCCTGGAAAAAAATTACGTCTGCCGGTACCGGTCCGCTGGCATTAAAACCGGCGGCGCGGGCGGCAGCAATGGCCGGTGCAATGATTTTTTCCTCTTCATCGCCAAGCGTCCCGCCGTCGCCGGCGTGCGGATTTAAGCCGCATACGCCGATATGCCCGCCGTTTAATCCGAACCAGGCAAGCGTTTCGCCGGTGAGTTCAATTGCGTCGAGGACGTTTTCTTTGCTCAGTGCGCCGGCAACATCGCGCAGCGGCAAATGCCGTGTAGCGAGCATGACGCGCAGCTCTTTTCCGGCAAGCATCATGCCGTAGCGTTTTGTTTTGCAGAGATCGGCGATCAATTCGGTGTGTCCCGGATAGGCAATTCCGGCGAGTGTTAATCCCTGCTTGCAAATCGGCGCCGTAACTACTGCATCGAATTCTCCCGTAAGGCAGCCTTGTACTGCGCGCTCGACAGCTGCGACAGCAGTGCGCGCCGCCGCCGCCGTAATTTTTCCCGGCGTGACTTTCCCCGCCAATGGAATTTCTACCGTATTCGGAAAGTTAAACACCTGTTGCGGACCGATCGGAATAAAATCGGCGCCGGACTTTGGTCCGCAGGCTGCCAGCGCTTTCAGCGCAACTTCCGGACCGATGCCGTTTACATCGCCGCATGTAATAGCAATTTTTAATGTAGCACTCATTTCATTAACTTCGATTTAACCCCAGATGACGCAGCTATAAACGGATTTATCGGCCACGAAAAACACAAAACAGATGAAAGGGAAAAAGGCGCTGACGGGGCGGTTCATTTTTTGTGGCAATTAAAATAAATCAATACCGTTCAACAAAATGTCTGGTGGAGAGACGTTTGATAAGTTCCTGATGGAGCCGGTTGCGCTCGGACTGCAGCAATCTGTCTTCAATAGATTTGCGTGCATCTTCGAACGGTATATATCCGCCGGCATCGCGTTCAACGAGGTGGAGAATATAATATTCACCGGATGTTTCAATCATGTCGCTGATGCCGTTGGCCGGCATGGTTTGCAGTGCAGCATGAAATTCCTCCGGGATGCTGCTTAACGTTTTCCACGCTGAAACAGACGTATCACCGGCGGAGACTTCTTTTGCCACCGTATCAAAATCGGTGCCGGATTTCAGTTTTTCCAGAGTAGCCTCGATCTGCTCTTTTTTTACAGAACGGTCGGCATCGGTACGGCCTTTGTTGATCAGAATAAAACTGTACCGCACGCGCAGCGGTGTAAAATAGGACTCTCTGTTTTTCTCATATTCTGTACGCACTGCCTGTTGCGAAATGCTGGCACGGCGCGTGACTTCCTGCGCGTAATAGATCCGGATAAGCATTTGATCGCCAATTTCCGCTTTCCATTCATCCATCGTCATACGGCGCGATACCAGCGCGCGGGTGAGCAGGGCGCGGTCGCCGTCAAACCGCTCGCGGATCAGCCGGTCCATCTCTTCATCCACGGCCTGCGGCGGCAGAGAAAGTGCCTGTGCTTTGGCTTCGGCTTTAATGAGCGCTTCTTCAATCAGAGCTTCACGCCCTTCAACATACGCGGCCGCAACCCGCTCGGTAAGTTCTCTGCCGCTGAGCTGCCGTTGCAGCTGTTGAACATACGGCGCAACGCTTGCGCGGATTTCACCGTAGGTGATCACCGTATCGTTCACGCGCGCCGCATACGCATCAATCACTGCCGTTTGCATGGCATCGCTGTTGTTCGTTTGCGCATACAGCATGCCGGCTGCGCTAAGAAAAATTAAAACCGCTGTTTTCATACCTGCAACATTATGCATAAACCGGCGGGCGATGCAAAATGGAATGAGATTGAACTGCCAATCTTGACCACTGTCTTCACCGCATTTCACGCAGATGAGGCATCTTCGCTGTTTTCCCTTTATTCCTCTGCGTTATAACGCTTCATGCGTTTGCGTTCGTTATCGGTCAGATAGCGTTTGCGCAGGCGGATGTGATTCGGCGTAACTTCAACGAGTTCATCGCCGGCGATATATTCGAGTGCTTCTTCGAGACTCAGTTTTTGCGCAGGCGCGATTTTCATATTCCGGTCTGAACCGGCGGCGCGCATGTTGGTAAGCTGTTTGGTTTTCTGTACGTTCACCGGCAGATCTTTGTCGAGACAGTGTTCGCCGACAATCATTCCTTCGTAACATTCTTCGCCGGGATCGATGAAGAAAATGCCGCGCTGCTGCAGACCGTCGATGGCAAACGGAACAGCGCTGCCGTTGCTGATGCTGATCATCACGCCGTTGCTGCGCTGACTGATGTCGCCGGTGTACAGCCCGTAATGCACAAAGCGGTGCGAGACGATGGCTTCCCCGGCCGTGGCAGTCATAAGTTTACTGCGCAGTCCGATGAGTCCGCGCGTCGGAATATGAAAAGACATATTTTTACGGATGCCGTGCTGATCCATACGCAGCATTTCGCCGCGCCGCGCGCCGATCAGTTCGATCGCTTTACCGGCGCATTCGTCCGGCACATCGACCGTGAGGATTTCAATCGGCTCTTCTTTTTTGCCGTGGTGCGTGTGAAAAATTACACGAGGCTGAGCCACTGTAAGTTCAAAGCCTTCGCGGCGCATCGTTTCAATCAGAATGGAAAGGTGCAGCACACCGCGCCCGCTGACAACAAACGAATCGCCGCCCTGTTCTTCTACACGCAGCGCTACATCGCGTTCACATTCTTTAAGCAGGCGTTCGCGAATATGCCGACTGGTGACATATTTTCCGTCCTGGCCGAAGAAGGGGGAATCATTAATGCGGAACGTCATTGAAAGCGTCGGTTCATCGAGCGCGATCATCGGCAGTGCTTCCGGCGTTTCAGCGTCGGCGATCGTATCACCGATATCCATATCGGCGATTCCGCTGATAGCGCAAAGATCGCCGCACGGGATGCTGTCCATTTTTACGCGTTCAAGTCCTTCGAACGAATGAAGCTCTTTGAGCTGTACCGGACGCACCGCGCCGTTGCGCTTAACAATACACACCGGCGTTTTAAGATCGAGTGTCCCGCGGTAAACGCGGCCGATACCGATCCGGCCGACATAATCGGAATAATCGAGTGTGGTCGCCTGCATTTGCACCGGACCGCCTCTAACCGGCGGGCCGGGAATGTGGTCTATTATCGCATCCATCAGCGGTTGAATGGATTCGCGCGGATCATTCAGATTGTTTACGGCCCAGCCGTCGCGACCGCTGGCGTACAGTAGCGGGAAGTCGAGCTGATCATCGGTGGCGTCAAGTTCCACAAACAGATCGAACACCATGTTATGCACTTTCTCGCAGCGCGCATCCGGTTTATCCACTTTATTGATCACGACCACCGGTTTCAAATTCAGCTCAAGTGCTTTATCCAGCACAAAGCGTGTTTGAGGCATGGGGCCTTCGGCGGAATCGACGAGTAACAGCACGCCGTCTGCCAGATTCAATACGCGTTCAACCTGTCCGCCGAAGTCGCTGTGGCCGGGTGTGTCGATCACATTAATTTTTACACCGCGATAATTTACGCTGATATTTTTTGAAAGAATCGTGATGCCGCGTTCGCGTTCCAGATCGTTGCTGTCGAGCAGACAGTTCTGGAATTCCGTTTCGCGCAGAATGTGCGCCTGTTTAATAATTTGATCGACCAGCGTGGTTTTGCCGTGGTCAACGTGAGCGATAATAGCAATATTGCGAATTTTGTCGTTTCTCATAAAAATTTTTCGGGAAAAGAGCGGCATAATTTACGCTTAAACGGGAATTCGTAAAGCGGAATATTAGCAATGCCGGATTTTTTCTCTGTAAAGGCGGCAGTCCTCAGGAATACGCGAGATTCAGAAAATTTAATGCCCGGTTTTTATTTTTACTTTAGCAGGGCATTCGCATGTTCGAGCGTTCGGCCAA
The sequence above is drawn from the Kiritimatiellales bacterium genome and encodes:
- the pdxA gene encoding 4-hydroxythreonine-4-phosphate dehydrogenase PdxA; its protein translation is MSATLKIAITCGDVNGIGPEVALKALAACGPKSGADFIPIGPQQVFNFPNTVEIPLAGKVTPGKITAAAARTAVAAVERAVQGCLTGEFDAVVTAPICKQGLTLAGIAYPGHTELIADLCKTKRYGMMLAGKELRVMLATRHLPLRDVAGALSKENVLDAIELTGETLAWFGLNGGHIGVCGLNPHAGDGGTLGDEEEKIIAPAIAAARAAGFNASGPVPADVIFFQALHNQYDAIVAMYHDQGLGPLKMHAFDCGINLTAGLPIVRTSPDHGTAFDIAGTNSASPASMIAAIEIAIHLAGEPNPWKT
- a CDS encoding peptidyl-prolyl cis-trans isomerase; amino-acid sequence: MKTAVLIFLSAAGMLYAQTNNSDAMQTAVIDAYAARVNDTVITYGEIRASVAPYVQQLQRQLSGRELTERVAAAYVEGREALIEEALIKAEAKAQALSLPPQAVDEEMDRLIRERFDGDRALLTRALVSRRMTMDEWKAEIGDQMLIRIYYAQEVTRRASISQQAVRTEYEKNRESYFTPLRVRYSFILINKGRTDADRSVKKEQIEATLEKLKSGTDFDTVAKEVSAGDTSVSAWKTLSSIPEEFHAALQTMPANGISDMIETSGEYYILHLVERDAGGYIPFEDARKSIEDRLLQSERNRLHQELIKRLSTRHFVERY
- the typA gene encoding translational GTPase TypA, with the translated sequence MRNDKIRNIAIIAHVDHGKTTLVDQIIKQAHILRETEFQNCLLDSNDLERERGITILSKNISVNYRGVKINVIDTPGHSDFGGQVERVLNLADGVLLLVDSAEGPMPQTRFVLDKALELNLKPVVVINKVDKPDARCEKVHNMVFDLFVELDATDDQLDFPLLYASGRDGWAVNNLNDPRESIQPLMDAIIDHIPGPPVRGGPVQMQATTLDYSDYVGRIGIGRVYRGTLDLKTPVCIVKRNGAVRPVQLKELHSFEGLERVKMDSIPCGDLCAISGIADMDIGDTIADAETPEALPMIALDEPTLSMTFRINDSPFFGQDGKYVTSRHIRERLLKECERDVALRVEEQGGDSFVVSGRGVLHLSILIETMRREGFELTVAQPRVIFHTHHGKKEEPIEILTVDVPDECAGKAIELIGARRGEMLRMDQHGIRKNMSFHIPTRGLIGLRSKLMTATAGEAIVSHRFVHYGLYTGDISQRSNGVMISISNGSAVPFAIDGLQQRGIFFIDPGEECYEGMIVGEHCLDKDLPVNVQKTKQLTNMRAAGSDRNMKIAPAQKLSLEEALEYIAGDELVEVTPNHIRLRKRYLTDNERKRMKRYNAEE